Part of the Manis javanica isolate MJ-LG chromosome 9, MJ_LKY, whole genome shotgun sequence genome, atgtgtatatatatatatgtgtgtgtgtatacctaccacacatatacatttttggttttagaaaaatatatattcatttttctgcaaccagttttattttcctcttagtaGGATATCATACAACTTTTTTGTGTCAATACTTACATATCTGCTTAGTTGTTCTACATAACCGCATAGAGTATTTAATACTCTATTTAACCAGCCCTTTATAGATTATCACtgggttatttctttttgctattataaataaagctacaaTGAAACATCTTTGGAATGTATCCATTTGTACTTTTATAAGAACTTACATAGAATTTCTAGGTTTTGTGCacttaacattttgaaatgttatCTCCAAATTGTCCTCTAAGAACATactctatttttatattctagacCAGGATTTTCAAACTGCAGTATGTGAAGACTTTCCAAGGGGTATGAGAGGATGAATAACATTTGAGGGAATAAATATTCAAATCTATAACTTCCATATGTACCTTATCCTTAAACTGAGCTGAGAACATATCACCGATGGAGATATCAGCTTATCCTTTCTCACAAGCCTCTTCACATCACCCTTAGGTTGATTTATAGAACAAAATTATACCTGTCATCCACACAAACAGTACTAGGGTGCTTTACTCTGGTTTACAAAAATCTTTGAGATGCTGAAGGGGAAATTTGATCAATTGGAAGTGAGCTGAGAAGGCAAGCAACTAATGACTTCATAATAAATAATTACCAAGGGGAAATTTGATCAATTGGAAGTGAGCTGAGAAGGCAAGCAACTAATGACTTCATAATAAATAATTACCAAGTCATGTTGTCAGTTCTTTCCTTTCAAGAAAATTTAAGGATCTAGTTGAATTGTCAGCTGATAGgtcattaaaaatagttttcGATTGAAGATCATTATGTAATTTATAGTACATAACCCAGAAGAATTTCACGGGATTGAATGATACTGCTAGAATTATATTCTTTCAATTTTAACTCACTTACTTCTGTAAACAAAGTTTCTGAGTGCTTGcgtttataaaaatgtaaagtagGAGTAAACTTGATATTAAATGCTATCTCATTATATTTGTAATATCAATCCACAGTTAAATAAATGAGTGTAACTGTTAGAAGCCATGGACCCTGGAACAAGCCGGCATTGGTTTGAAGCTGAGCTTTGCTATTACCTATGTGTAAACCTgagaaagttacttaatctctctgggcttccattttcttttctgcaaaatggagatagtaatacTACCTACTTCTTGGGGCTATTGTGAGGACCAAATGAATCAATATATGTAAATTGTTTATAATaatctggcatatagtaagtgctatCTAAGTTTTGCTAATAATAAAAGATGTTTCAATAAcagtttgtttttgtatttaataattaaataacatatttggtaatatattttttactttgatcACGGTGTAATAATGACAATTTAATCCAGTAcactttttttaacatttagataTTTATGGtcacaggaaataaaattaattttaaaaataaaatacttatttttgtaGGTGAGTATGATGAtaggataattttaaaaaattaaaagcacaagaTATATTCTGTTAAGATAAAATTATGTGAGGGAACAAGTAAAGATGCAGGATTAAGGAGAAAAGTAATGACATAACATTTCTAACTGTCAAAAGTTGTAGTATTTTGAAATTGAGAATGTAATGGTAGGTTTTAAATTGCTATGGTATTTGGATTCTACTGGATACACTTACAAGGGCAATACAACAAAGCATCAATATTTATAGAATGCTGGAAATTGAACCCTCTTAATcttaggaaaaattttaatatcaatTTAGAAATGTGCAAGGCGGAATACAGATTTACTAAATTCTTTTAGGGACTATGAAAACTACTGCTCCAACAAACTGTGTGTCCATTTTCTTATACCCTTCTCTATGCAGAGTTCACACTATGTTTGCACTGCCTAAATGGCTGGATTGAGAATATTCACTAGCAGTTTGGACGGTCTTAGATCTCTACTTGAATTTACTAGGTTTACACACTTAAGAAAGCCTTTCCAATATTTACTGGAGAGTACCATTGCTACTGATAATAAGCTTTACAAATTTACTACATGACTTGTTCGCAAATGTTGGCTGTCCAAAATGTTGGGCTGTGCAGAAACAAAAGGTACAAAAGAATCACATTTTATCAGTACATTTCTCTAGAAAGGAGACTATGAAGAAGACTATCTTCTCTCTAGGAAGACGCTGGGCTGAGTTCCCACCTAGATGGGGTACCTAGCTCAGAGCTTTTGTCCCATTTTTTGCCGTGGAGAGGGAAAGCTGATGAGGCGCAAGAAGGGGACTTTGCCTGCGAAGCACACTCCAGCGGAGTGCATGCAGCTTCCCAGCTGGGCTTCCTGCCAGCAGCCCATCTACCTCACTGCCCTGGAGCAATAATCCTTCCCTTGTTTTGTTCTCTCCTGCTGTAGAAAATAAAGTCTCAACCATGGACTCAAAACTCACAGATGGGTAGTAAGAGCACACACGTCATCATATCCTCACCGTCTGCATCCACGATCCTGCCTGTTAATGTAAGTTACTGTGAACTTCTTATAATCCTCTAATCCAAAACACTAAGGAATACAGGACTACGgtgtaattttattttgacttcctgaggtattattttctcattattgGGAGGTTTGTATCTGACCAATATTAAGTTTTACATCTGTTTTTATGTGCCAGtgtcttttatttaacataaaatcatttagcaaaaatgaaaactgagTGAATTTGTGAAATGAGATGTATTCAGTTAATGTACATATGTTTacagaatatatgtattttatgttgCCATGTTTTCCTAGGCTAGTCACCTGAAGACAGTGACTTAGCTCTGATTTCTCTAGCTTTTCCTGAATTTATCTATTGGATGTTTCAGTCTGTAGGTATCTATTCTCAGTAAGTAGTACATtggaaagaattattttaagGTAAAACGTTCATTGTTGATAAATGTAAGTGTATTATAATGctagagaaatttatttttaattcacaaaAATTCCTTAATAATTCACAGAAGTGATTCTAatggagaaatataaaaatctcaGGTTAAAGTTAACTGCAGGAGGgaaatatttgtgtatgtgtgagtagTCCCAGAGACCTCAAGTCATATATTATAGGGAACTATCTATTCTGATTATATTTaagatgacatttaaaatattaaaatatttaaaaattactttaaaaactgTTCTAACCCTGGAACAAGCCGGCATTGGTTTGAAGCTGGGGTCATTTCCACCCCCCCACAACGTGTTATCCAGTCTTGATGAGTTAGGAATCTTTTAGTTAACAAATCACAAATTGGACTGAAAAAActgtcaaaataaataaatgtaaacactTACTCTTGCAGAGGAGAACATACATAGCCACAAGCATGGTTATGACCACAGATGTAatttgaaaatggaggaaaatcCACACTACTAGCtaagtgattaaaataaaattaaaatgaaacttgttctacagaaatgaaaatttctatttgcagtagcatatttaaaaaaagtatgACATAGCATTAACTTAATAATAGCATTAAGTTAGTTATTATCAGTCATATAATAAATCATATGTGCCATATACATGTGTCTGTATGTTGGCACATAGGATGTATACACAGGCCAAACCTGAAAAAATACAATATGAGCACTATCGTCCTCTCAAACTTTTTCATGCTAGTAGTTCTAAAGATGCTGTTACCTTTTACATACAAGGAAAACTGTAAAAAGTGTAATTTAATTACTTTCTGAGATCTGAAGCAAtagaagaaataacaaaggaaaagactattttttttaagtgaataatgCAAGTTAGGGAATGGTTATGCATTTGCATTTTACAGAGTGACACATTTTTTGGGGGTGCTAAGGATATATCAAAACTAACAGTTTCTAAGAAATGTAAAGACCCATCTAGTGAAAATTTCTTCAGGAGTTTTATTAGTTACTGGATGTGCCCATTGTACAcaatttgaatataaaattatatatccaaAGATAATTTTGTTTCTAACTAGTTTTAAAATGTATGCTGTGAATTTTTAGCCTACAAGTGCTGCAGGGTATATATTGTAAAAAGGCCAAGAGATATCATAATCATTGGCTATGATGTAAATAGCACCTCCTGAGTTGGGCAAAATATCACTaagtaaaacaataaagaattcattgaaaacatatttttttccaaactgtGAATTGAGGGAAACAAAACGTTTATTCACGAATCATAGTAATTCTAAcaactggaaaaatatttcaatttacaACTGATAATATCCATATTCCCTTCATAGTGCTCGAAGTACGCTAAATTGATAAACTCTTGGGGAGAAATTGAGCCCATGGCAAAACTCTGTTTATCGGTCTGACAGATGAATGTATCCTGAAACAAATCAAACCATAAAGATTGCAACAATTATTTAATATCTATTCTTTGCATTGTTTTCCCAAAGAATTTCAGTGCATAAGGTTAGCCTCTATTTGGAAAAATTAGGGCTTTGAAGTTTTAAGAAATTACCACCAGATCAGCTTGCATTTTCGGTGTTAAAGGAACTTTAGATCTATAATTATAAGTgcaaggcaacaaaagcaaaaatgtgcaAGTGATACTACATCACACCtaaaagcttctgcccagcaaaggaaaccatcaacaaaatgaaaaggtaacccacagaatgggagaaaatatttccaaataatttatctgatatgGAGTCGACATAAGTGCAGACAATTCAGAAAGGAATCTCAATATCAtctattttttgaatttttaatgaaactttgaaccactgtgttgtatatttgaaaccaacataagattgtgtatcaatgatactttgattaaaaaaacagaagttaaGTTAACCTACAGAGTTCTAAATAAGTGATAAAGTGATGACAGATATGTGGGACATTTTTGTGACTTGTTCATTCAATGAATCGAAGATCCAGTGACCTAGAATTTGACAAATACAACTGTTtgtgaaaaatcataaaaattagcTTTACTTCATATTCAGATTTACCACCTTTTTCTAATAGAATTGTTATTAGGTAAAAAAACAGGactcaattttaaaaacagcttgctggggtataatttacataccataaagtATAGCAATATTAGTGAATAAGAGACCTACAGTGAGCCAACCCAAAGTTCGGAATCCTTTACCTCACTTGTCTTGTTTCTACTGCTTTTCACCACATTTCATTCTTCCTCTCATTTCATtcacttctctctcctcttgAGCTTTCATTCCACCCTCATCTCACACTGATcgttccttctctctccttccaagCTCTACTTGCGTCCCgcattccattttcctttctctcgTTTTTATGGCTTTGATTTTCTATTACGATtacctatatttttctttttctctttgtttttattctcttttcatcTCTATTCAACTGAGACAATGCATTtgaaagtgtttttaaaactataaCCAACTATATAATGTTATTTCATATAGTATCCCTACTTAAAAAAAGTTAACATGTATTTGTTAAGTCCCTATAGTAAGCTGCATTGCTCCTGTTATCTAATGTATTTTATGAGTAAGATAAATGTACTGACTTCCCACCAGCAAGGCCTGCCTAATTTTTTCTGCACCCTAATGGAGGAGGTGAATCCATGAATGCATAACCAAAGGCACCCATTGCAAGAGAGCTGACCAGATTCACAATGTGGTATGcatttaaaagagaataaagcTAAATGGAATTAAACTTGACTAATAAAAAGAGGAATTTTTACGGCTTTTATAAAGACTTCAACTCAGTTTGAATCTATAAAATCCAATGTGTCTACATAATATAGGTTTAATAAACTCAAATCACTGagatagaaaactaaaaatatattaatacagtAAAAGTCCAATGTTAAGTAACAAATTACCAAATCAATCCTGTGTACCAGACTGTACACTTTCAATGATTTATCCCATCTGTTTTCAGGGTTGTAGAGGAATTCAGATAGTTTAGATGTTGATTCTGGACTTATTCCTTCAACTCGATATGTAAagtcaacaaaataaagaaaatccaaAGTTTAACAAATTTAATCTAAGCTGAAAATATGCTATCATATTTTAAAGAAGACTAATAGCAATTCAAAACATTAATATTCAATTGGAAGCAGCCAGGTTCATTTAAATATGCATTGCACTACTATAAATCActtcaaaattcatttttctacACTATTGTTTATAATATTTGTATAGTTGTCTTTTTGAAGGGGCTCCTTTCATTTAGGATTTTTCTAAAATCTTTCTCATAAACATTTACCTGCTACATTTATCATAAGCCAATAATAATTGATGAGAAGTTAGTATGTTTATACAGTACCCTATGGCCCCAATTCTTAATTTAAGGATGTAATGTGGCTTCAGGATTCAGCAAAGTAGAACCATTGTAAGTCAGGGACTATCTATAATCAGGTGTCATTTCATAAAGCACCTATCCATATACACTTACAGATAATGACTACCCCTCGTCTGTTGATAGCATTATTTTATTGATTGAGTGATCAAACATTTACTATTATATATGTACCTCAACCTACTAGAGAGTCGAACATATAATCAAACAGTTTTTATGCAGTTTAATAAATGTTGATGAGATAGAAAGCCCAATAATATGAAGGTAAATAGGGGAACATTGTATTGAAGCTCATTTTGGAAGATTTGTCCAAAACGTTTCATAGTTATTCACGATAATAGTAGGGATGATCAATATTGAAATGAAGGACAtttacagcatttttttttttacctaagaaCAAAGGCTTAGTTTATTATTTAACGTGGGATTTAacttgttgtttttctttcttccagtcaCATTAATCACTTAAGCAATGTACCCAGGACAAAGAACAGACCTTGGAAGGGTTAAGGAAACTTCATGTCAACTGTGCTGGATGAAGAATGCAATACAAATTAACACAGTTAACTTAACAACCCTATTCttaaagacaaaacttcaaagcaaagaatCATCTATATACATCATACCTATACCAACCCATATTCACAAACCTTTATAAAAAGCCAAACCCTAACACGTTTAAGCAatacctcttctctctcctttgatGTTGCCCACACTCCTGAGTGTGCACTTtaaattcatgttttatttttattaagatatcattgatatacactcttatgaaggtttcacatgaaaaacaacatggttatttcattcacccatattatcaagtcccccacctataccccactgaagtcactgtccatcagtgtactaagatgccagagtcactacttgttttctctgtgttacatACAGTGTCTTCCCCATGTGTACTAATgataataccccttaatctccttctccctcccttcccacctgtc contains:
- the STARD6 gene encoding stAR-related lipid transfer protein 6, with translation MDYKTLAQQTAQEILGYNQNTSGWKVVKTLKKTTVSSKASKKFHGNLYRVEGISPESTSKLSEFLYNPENRWDKSLKVYSLVHRIDLDTFICQTDKQSFAMGSISPQEFINLAYFEHYEGNMDIISSSSVDFPPFSNYICGHNHACGYVCSPLQENPAHSKLVMLVQTIIEEIMPSNLVSFILNAKDGIKTHKAASGQGWHHKGH